Proteins encoded within one genomic window of Manis pentadactyla isolate mManPen7 chromosome 4, mManPen7.hap1, whole genome shotgun sequence:
- the TSEN54 gene encoding tRNA-splicing endonuclease subunit Sen54 isoform X1: protein MEPEPESCSVEVPAGRVLSARELLAARSRSHKLPQRSHGPKDFLPDGSAAQAERLRLCREELWQLLAEERVERLGSLVAAEWRPTEGLVELKSPAGKFWQTMGFSEKGRQRLHPEEALYLLECGSIQLFHQDLPLSIQEAYQVLLSEDTVTFLQYQVFSHLKRLGYVVRRFQPSCILSPYERQLNLDGSAQYLEDRNGKRKRRSFTCRSINKKPKALENPLQGVDGTPESLATSSPLPCNQNSRCPEEKPKESSPVKDPVGPFQLLGSLEPCLGLAWDGVECSQESGKVENRVKGACKPRWNFEQISFPNMASDSRHTLLLAPAPELLPANVTGRETDAESWCQKLNQRKEKLSRREREKQAEAQHFQEDINSDPEVQRCSSWREYKHLLQRRHLQKTQSRLPHLWDQPVSPLLSPSQANSPATVLQHISVLQTTHLADGGARLLEKSKGLEISFDVYQADAVATFRKNNPCKPYVRMCISGFDEPVPDLCTLKRLSYQSGAVPLIFALVDHGDISFYSFRDFTLPRDLEH, encoded by the exons ATGGAGCCTGAACCCGAGTCCTGCTCTGTGGAGGTTCCTGCCGGGCGCGTGCTCAG TGCCCGGGAGCTCCTCGCTGCCCGCTCGAGATCCCACAAGCTACCCCAGCGCTCGCATGGCCCCAAAGACTTCCTCCCCGACGGCTCGGCGGCCCAGGCCGAGCGGTTACGCCTGTGCCGCGAGGAGCTCTGGCAGCTGCTGGCGGAGGAACGCGTGGAGCGCCT GGGCAGTTTGGTAGCTGCAGAGTGGAGACCCACAGAGGGCCTCGTGGAGTTGAAATCTCCTGCG GGTAAATTCTGGCAGACCATGGGCTTCTCAGAAAAGGGCCGGCAGCGGCTTCACCCTGAAGAGGCCTTGTATCTGCTGGAGTGT GGCTCCATTCAGCTCTTCCACCAAGATCTGCCATTGTCTATCCAGGAGGCCTACCAAGTGCTGCTGTCTGAGGATACTGTGACTTTCCTGCAGTACCAG gtCTTCAGCCACCTGAAAAGACTGGGCTATGTGGTTCGACGATTCCAACCAAG TTGCATCTTGTCCCCTTACGAGAGGCAGCTGAACTTGGATGGCAGTGCCCAGTACTTGGAGGACCGGAATGGCAAGCGGAAGAGGAGGAGCTTCACCTGTCG GTCCATTAATAAGAAGCCCAAGGCCCTCGAGAACCCCCTGCAGGGTGTGGATGGAACACCTGAGAGTCTGGCAACCTCCAGCCCACTTCCCTGCAACCAGAACAGCCGATGCCCAGAGGAGAAACCTAAGGAGTCAAGTCCTGTAAAGGACCCAGTGGGCCCCTTTCAGCTGCTGGGGTCCCTGGAGCCCTGCCTTGGCCTGGCCTGGGACGGGGTGGAGTGCAGCCAAGAGAGTGGCAAAGTCGAGAATAGGGTCAAGGGGGCTTGTAAGCCCCGTTGGAACTTTGAGCAGATCTCCTTCCCCAACATGGCGTCAGATAGCCGCCACACCCTCTTGCTTGCCCCAGCCCCAGAGCTGCTCCCGGCCAATGTCACTGGGCGGGAGACAGACGCTGAGTCTTGGTGCCAGAAGCTGAACCAGCGGAAGGAGAAGCTCTCCAGGAGGGAACGGGAGAAACAGGCAGAGGCCCAGCACTTCCAGGAGGACATAAACTCGGATCCCGAGGTGCAGCGCTGCTCCAGCTGGAGGGAGTACAAGCACCTGCTGCAGAGGCGGCACCTGCAGAAGACCCAGAGCCGCCTCCCACACCTGTGGGACCAGCCCGTCAGCCCCTTGCTGAGTCCCAGCCAGGCAAACTCCCCAG CCACAGTCCTTCAGCATATCTCCGTGCTGCAGACCACACACCTTGCTGATGGAGGTGCCCG GCTTTTGGAGAAGTCTAAGGGCTTGGAGATCAGCTTTGATGTTTACCAGGCTGATGCGGTGGCCACATTCCGAAAGAACAACCCTTGCAAGCCCTATGTCCGGATGTGCATTAGTGG ATTTGATGAGCCAGTCCCAGACCTCTGCACTCTCAAGCGGTTGTCCTACCAGAGCGGGGCTGTTCCTCTGATCTTTGCCCTGGTGGATCACGGGGACATCTCCTTCTACAGCTTCAGGGACTTCACGTTGCCCAGGGATCTGGAACACTGA
- the TSEN54 gene encoding tRNA-splicing endonuclease subunit Sen54 isoform X2, with translation MEPEPESCSVEVPAGRVLSARELLAARSRSHKLPQRSHGPKDFLPDGSAAQAERLRLCREELWQLLAEERVERLGSLVAAEWRPTEGLVELKSPAGKFWQTMGFSEKGRQRLHPEEALYLLECGSIQLFHQDLPLSIQEAYQVLLSEDTVTFLQYQVFSHLKRLGYVVRRFQPRQLNLDGSAQYLEDRNGKRKRRSFTCRSINKKPKALENPLQGVDGTPESLATSSPLPCNQNSRCPEEKPKESSPVKDPVGPFQLLGSLEPCLGLAWDGVECSQESGKVENRVKGACKPRWNFEQISFPNMASDSRHTLLLAPAPELLPANVTGRETDAESWCQKLNQRKEKLSRREREKQAEAQHFQEDINSDPEVQRCSSWREYKHLLQRRHLQKTQSRLPHLWDQPVSPLLSPSQANSPATVLQHISVLQTTHLADGGARLLEKSKGLEISFDVYQADAVATFRKNNPCKPYVRMCISGFDEPVPDLCTLKRLSYQSGAVPLIFALVDHGDISFYSFRDFTLPRDLEH, from the exons ATGGAGCCTGAACCCGAGTCCTGCTCTGTGGAGGTTCCTGCCGGGCGCGTGCTCAG TGCCCGGGAGCTCCTCGCTGCCCGCTCGAGATCCCACAAGCTACCCCAGCGCTCGCATGGCCCCAAAGACTTCCTCCCCGACGGCTCGGCGGCCCAGGCCGAGCGGTTACGCCTGTGCCGCGAGGAGCTCTGGCAGCTGCTGGCGGAGGAACGCGTGGAGCGCCT GGGCAGTTTGGTAGCTGCAGAGTGGAGACCCACAGAGGGCCTCGTGGAGTTGAAATCTCCTGCG GGTAAATTCTGGCAGACCATGGGCTTCTCAGAAAAGGGCCGGCAGCGGCTTCACCCTGAAGAGGCCTTGTATCTGCTGGAGTGT GGCTCCATTCAGCTCTTCCACCAAGATCTGCCATTGTCTATCCAGGAGGCCTACCAAGTGCTGCTGTCTGAGGATACTGTGACTTTCCTGCAGTACCAG gtCTTCAGCCACCTGAAAAGACTGGGCTATGTGGTTCGACGATTCCAACCAAG GCAGCTGAACTTGGATGGCAGTGCCCAGTACTTGGAGGACCGGAATGGCAAGCGGAAGAGGAGGAGCTTCACCTGTCG GTCCATTAATAAGAAGCCCAAGGCCCTCGAGAACCCCCTGCAGGGTGTGGATGGAACACCTGAGAGTCTGGCAACCTCCAGCCCACTTCCCTGCAACCAGAACAGCCGATGCCCAGAGGAGAAACCTAAGGAGTCAAGTCCTGTAAAGGACCCAGTGGGCCCCTTTCAGCTGCTGGGGTCCCTGGAGCCCTGCCTTGGCCTGGCCTGGGACGGGGTGGAGTGCAGCCAAGAGAGTGGCAAAGTCGAGAATAGGGTCAAGGGGGCTTGTAAGCCCCGTTGGAACTTTGAGCAGATCTCCTTCCCCAACATGGCGTCAGATAGCCGCCACACCCTCTTGCTTGCCCCAGCCCCAGAGCTGCTCCCGGCCAATGTCACTGGGCGGGAGACAGACGCTGAGTCTTGGTGCCAGAAGCTGAACCAGCGGAAGGAGAAGCTCTCCAGGAGGGAACGGGAGAAACAGGCAGAGGCCCAGCACTTCCAGGAGGACATAAACTCGGATCCCGAGGTGCAGCGCTGCTCCAGCTGGAGGGAGTACAAGCACCTGCTGCAGAGGCGGCACCTGCAGAAGACCCAGAGCCGCCTCCCACACCTGTGGGACCAGCCCGTCAGCCCCTTGCTGAGTCCCAGCCAGGCAAACTCCCCAG CCACAGTCCTTCAGCATATCTCCGTGCTGCAGACCACACACCTTGCTGATGGAGGTGCCCG GCTTTTGGAGAAGTCTAAGGGCTTGGAGATCAGCTTTGATGTTTACCAGGCTGATGCGGTGGCCACATTCCGAAAGAACAACCCTTGCAAGCCCTATGTCCGGATGTGCATTAGTGG ATTTGATGAGCCAGTCCCAGACCTCTGCACTCTCAAGCGGTTGTCCTACCAGAGCGGGGCTGTTCCTCTGATCTTTGCCCTGGTGGATCACGGGGACATCTCCTTCTACAGCTTCAGGGACTTCACGTTGCCCAGGGATCTGGAACACTGA